One Manduca sexta isolate Smith_Timp_Sample1 chromosome 26, JHU_Msex_v1.0, whole genome shotgun sequence genomic region harbors:
- the LOC115441127 gene encoding protein THEM6-like encodes MSFFTLLITFILLNVICDLNYFVRTLFCVLTGRIYQCNNTLKDVTTIYGMCTFQNCDVTFKNIRIAKLVRELDFARYHFYDRTGIYQRSQKFRIKSLQGCTLIITSEPVPMFQTYKINTKLVYWDDRSLFLEHEVVTLRDGKVRHLLVSRQHAIGPNGNSIAILLKDLVGSESKPSCPDYITHWLHSMELSSLRLRNAHHMQN; translated from the exons ATGTCATTTTTTACGTTATTAATcactttcatattattaaatgtgatttgcgatttaaattactttgtgCGTACATTGTTCTGTGTTTTAACAGGTAGAATATatcaatgtaataatactttgaAGGATGTTACCACAATATATG GCATGTGCACATTTCAAAACTGTGATGTTACGTTTAAGAACATCCGAATAGCTAAATTGGTCCGGGAGCTTGATTTCGCTCGGTATCACTTCTATGATAGAACTGGCATATATCAGCGCAGTCAGAAGTTTAGAATCAAATCGTTGCAAGGATGTACTTTGATCATAACTTCAGAACCGGTGCCAATGTTTCAAAcctacaaaataaacacaaag CTTGTGTACTGGGACGATCGCTCTTTATTCTTAGAACATGAAGTGGTGACACTGCGAGACGGCAAAGTCCGTCATTTGTTGGTATCTCGTCAACATGCCATAGGCCCTAATGGAAACTCAATTGCAATACTTCTGAAAGACCTGGTTGGATCAGAGTCTAAGCCGAGCTGTCCCGATTACATTACACATTGGCTTCATAGTATGGAATTATCTAGTTTGCGATTAAGAAATGCTCATCA catgcaaaattaa